ctgaTGAAACAAGTTTCTCGGGTCATATCAAGTATGAATATTAAAGGCATACTTAAGATCTGCCGATTAAGGGGTTTTCCGAAGAGATCCGTTCACTGGGACAAACGCtattatcattcaaaatctttcaacacagcgtaacgcggtagatttagaaatattgaaatgacacccggtatagtgaagagagacgtaagtcctacgtcaaaatgtatGAATGAGATATTGATTAGTAACTAAAGTAAAATATTATTAACATATTTTATACACATCAATAAACGTACCTAATTCAAGTTACTAAAAGCTGAAATTTTAATCAATGAATTTACAGAGAGGCACTGAAGAGGAAGAAAAAGACCTCAGCTACGAAAGCAATAAAGCAGCGGAAAATTATACCAAGTGATCGTCATCCGAAAGTTGTAAGAACTGTGCGAACAAGGGTCATTAAGCGTAAACGGTTTGAAGAACTGGAAAGAAGCTTAGAGGAGGAAAAGAGTCGTAACGCTTTGTTGCTTGAGGAGATGAATAAATTGCGAGAAGTTCAAAACTGGGTACCGAAACAGGAATCGAGAAACCTCTGTCGGACGCTGGCGGAGAACTCGCTGAGCGTAGCACGATTGAATTTGAAGCAGTCGGACCGTCTAGTACTCGGCGTGAAAGAGAAACTACGGACTTCGAGGAGTCAAAATTCATGGCTTCCATCAACCAACTCTCAGTGTCTTCCATATGTGTACCCGAGTGCAGACCAGCAAGCGAAAACGAAGAAATCGGCAGACACACATTTGAGCAATGGCGTGACCTTCTAGTTGATTCACTACAACTTGCGGGTATAACTGATGAGGCTACAAAGTACACCATATTTAAGGTGAAGGCCGGGCCACGCCTTTTGGATATTTATCGAAATTCCAAGGCTGACGAGACAGCTCCAGACGCAGAAATATACCCGTTTGCTCATGCTTTGTGTcgtttgaaaacatattttggatCAGGTAATAAAATGAGATACTCAGATCATTCGATGATTGGTATATACTTctgtataaaaaatatatatatataatcgtTATTATTGCCGTCCAAATGCATTTGATACGTTGGTTCGACATTGATTTTACGATTATTATATCTTTTAGTGGAAATATGTTACCATTATCGATTGAATATGGTTTAATTTTGAATGAAAGAGGCATTTGATAGACATTTGATTCTAACTAGGTTCGGATACACTGCTTCAACGACGTAGGCTCGCTTTGATGGAGCAAAAGGCCGATGAATCAGACCTAGCGTTTATAACACGCGTTGGAACTGCTGCTAGACTGTGTAATTATGGCAAAGAGAAAGAGTTCGAAGAAATCGTCGGGACCATCGCAGCACACGCTCAAAGAAGAGAGGTGCGTACGATGGCACTGAAGCTCTTGGGTAGAAATGGAACCTTCTCCGACCTAGTCGACAAAGTCCGAGAAATAGAGGCCATTCGTCTCAACGAGCAGTTCTTCGCTCAAAAGCACGGATCAAATAACGCGACTGTCGTTGCACCGGTCAGAGCCGACTTCCCTATGCGCGGCGGTGGTCAGCAAAGATATCCAGGAAGAGCGACATACCAACGAGGTAACCGCAGCATCTCAGTAGGCGCCCGACGTGGGGGCTATCAAGGGATGTCACGAAACACAGGCGCCCGTACTGGTCTTTATACACAACGCAACAACGAACCTCAAGCAACTAGATGTTGGAGGTGCACCAGCGTTTACCACGTACCGGCAAGATGTCATGCTGTCGACAAAGACTGCAGAAAATGCGGGCAATTAGGACATATTCAAATAGCGTGTCCCCTGCCTCCAGCGGCAGCCTTTAAGAAGCAAGATTTTCGGGTCCAAGAATCTGTTGCTGAGTCCAGTCAAGGCACGATTGCAGCGGTCGAGAAGTCTGAAGACACGGCAGCGACACAAGAAGTAAGTGAGAAAGCTGAATATTATTCAGCTAATGTACATGATTGAATCTGTTTTTCCTTTTTCGAGTTGAAAGGCTGCTCTACCTGCCGATTTCTTGTGCTCATTATCTTCTTCATCTTTGCTTAATTTTGACTTTGAAATTGTTATCATTCTTTGAGCTATTTAGTTACATAACAAGTGAAGAGaataatttgaaatgaaataCTTTTCTTGATTTTGCGTTTTAATACTATGAATTTTACGGATACTGTACCTCAAATATCTTGAAACACACTATATGACgttgcacaaaaaaaaaataaacaaaagtaGCAAAAACTCAATCTTATTACTTTGATCTTCGACAGATCATATCACTGAACCAGAAATCTTCTTGTGTTGCTGCAATTTCATCTGCGAAGGACGATGGATTTATAGTAGCGAGAGTGGCGGGTATGCCATGTCGGTTTTTGATCGACTCCGGGGCGCATGTGAATACCTTCACCGAGGACATGTTCACGGAACTGATGGGAAGCGGGGTCTACGGTGCGGACGTTTACAATATAAAACAAGGATCAGATCGGCTACGCAAGCTAGAGTCAACCGATATTATCGAACGGGTAACAGATCAAATGGATACATCCTTTTGTTCTTCCATGTTAGTCGTGCCGAAGGCCAAGAATGACATTAGGTTAGTGATAGATCTTCGAGGGCCTAATCGATATGTCCACAGAACCCCTTTTGCGATGCCCACCTTAGAAAGCATACTCGCCGAATTAAACGGAGCGAAGTGGTTCTCAACAGTAGATTTAAGCAACGCCTTCTTCCACATTGAGCTGGACCAAGGATCTCGACACTTAACAAACTTCTGTACAGAGTTTGGTATGTTCAGATT
The nucleotide sequence above comes from Armigeres subalbatus isolate Guangzhou_Male chromosome 3, GZ_Asu_2, whole genome shotgun sequence. Encoded proteins:
- the LOC134222872 gene encoding uncharacterized protein LOC134222872 is translated as MPAGLGSTLMLVGLSSSLMPASFGSTLLLLPVSPRHVGMLRCRVCRMGCFWNIFYGCTGMLWLMVASALPGRKADDADDAVLRKVARIEKPLSDAGGELAERSTIEFEAVGPSSTRRERETTDFEESKFMASINQLSVSSICVPECRPASENEEIGRHTFEQWRDLLVDSLQLAGITDEATKYTIFKVKAGPRLLDIYRNSKADETAPDAEIYPFAHALCRLKTYFGSGSDTLLQRRRLALMEQKADESDLAFITRVGTAARLCNYGKEKEFEEIVGTIAAHAQRREVRTMALKLLGRNGTFSDLVDKVREIEAIRLNEQFFAQKHGSNNATVVAPVRADFPMRGGGQQRYPGRATYQRGNRSISVGARRGGYQGMSRNTGARTGLYTQRNNEPQATRCWRCTSVYHVPARCHAVDKDCRKCGQLGHIQIACPLPPAAAFKKQDFRVQESVAESSQGTIAAVEKSEDTAATQEVSEKAEYYSANVHD